One Haloarchaeobius amylolyticus genomic window, TGCCCCGTGACGAACTGCCGGCCGGTGAGGGGCGAACTCAGCGTCGCGGGCAGCACCGGGCCGTCGTCGCCGAGGGGGTTCAGCGTGAACGCCATCGCGGCGCCCCAGGCGACGTACAGCGCCAGCAGGAAGGGCATGTGCGCCGGGACCTCGCCGGTCTCGACGATGGTCGCGAACTGCTGGAGGAACGCGAACAGGGGGTAGCCGAGGTAGAGCAGTTTGATGGGCGCGCGCCGGGTCCGGAGCCACGCGACCCGGACCACCTGCCGGGTCGGCCGGGCCAGTGGCCGCAGCAGTGGGTCGGTGACCCGCGACAGGACGCTGTCGCCGGTCAGCGCGTCGGGGCCGACCGCGGCCGATTCCGCCTCGTCCGTCTCGGCGTCGTGGGCCGGGTCGGAGAACCAGTGGTACGAGGCGACCCGCACCGTGGCGACCTGCAGCACCGGCAGGAGCGCGAGGGTCGCGGTCACCGCCGCGCCCGCCCGGAGGAGCGACGGCGAGACGGCCGGTGCGCCGAGCAACAGCAGGTCGCCGTACCACGACAGGGGCGACGCCTGCACCGGGTCGAACAGCAGCGACACCGCCTCGCCGAAGGTGCCGGTGAAGATGAGGCCGAAGTAGGCCACGAACGCCACGGCGACGAGGACGCCCCGGTTGCGCGCCAGTGGCGGGTAGCGCGTGACGAGGTGGTGCGCGACCAGCCCGACGAGGTAGCCGAGCCAGATGCCCGGCAGGCCGACGCCGACGACGACCGCCGGCAGGGCGAGCACGACGCCGGGTGCCCCCGCGCCGTAGCTGAAGCCGACCACGACGACGAGGACCGGCGCGAGCAGCCACGAGAGGTAGAGGACGAACTCGCTGCAGACCACGGCCGGCACCACGTCGCGGACGCGGCTCGCGAGCAACAGCCCGGCCGGCTCGTCGACGGTCGCGCGCTTCCCGACGGTCCGGATGGCGCTCATCAGGACCAGCCCGAGGAAGGCGAGGCCGACGGCGCCCCGGACCAGCCCGACGACCCCGTCGGCGACTGGGATGTCCGGCACGTCGCCGGCCCGGAACGCCTCGCCGACCTGCACGAGTGCGTACCCGGCGATGCCGGCGATGACGGTGAACATCGCGACCGTGAACGCCACCGCGACCAGTTGCGTCCGGTTGTCGCCGACGCCGCGGACGGTCCGGCGGACCTCGGTGCGAGCGATGCGGCGCACGTGGTCGAACCGGGGCATCACGGCGAATCACGCCACGGCTGGGCCTGCGGGTGGGAGAGACTGTGCCTCGGGCGGGTCGGGACCCGGGGCGCGGGGCGAGGGCGAAGCACGGGCCGACGGTTCGGGTGGGTCCGACAAAAGCGTACAGACTGCCTGGCGGCTGGCCGACGACCGCCGCGGGCACGCGGCTCACACCACGTGGGCCGTGACGACGAACAGCAACCACAGCATCGACCCGACGACGAGCGCCGGTTCGAAGTCGAACTCCTCGCGGGGGCGGGCGCCGGCCGCGATGAGGCCGATAGCCACGGCCAGTCCGACCCGGTGCATCACGATCTCGATGGGGAGGACCGAGATGCCGATGACGGCGTAGTCGACGACGACGGCCATGCCGAAGCCGAGCGCGCCGAACAGGAAGCCGTCGGTCGGTTCGAGGCGGCGCCCGGCCGCGAACGCGACGGCCGGGGTCCCGAACACGAGGACGGGATACAGCGCGGCCACGACGACGTCGGGGTCGAGCGTGAGGTAGTTCTCCGCCGCGACGCCGCCGGCCCGGACCGCGAGCACGACCGCCGGGATGGCGAGGAACAGGACGACCCGCCAGACGGTGTGGCGGGTCCAGAGCCGGTCGACCGCCTGTTCGATGGACGGGACGAACGCGGTCGCGCCGAGCAGGGGGAGGAGCGCGAGGTGGACGAGCGTGGTCCAGCCGTCGTGGTCGTAGGTGTCGCCGTTGTCGTAGTAGACGCGCTGGACCTCGCTGGTCCCGGCCGCGGCCATGAAGTCCTGCTCGATGGTGACGCGGGCCTCCTCGAGGCTGTCGACCGTGTGGGTCAGGGTGAACCAGTCCCAGTGCTCGTCGTGTGCCTGTACGACGGTCCAGTTCTCCTCGGCCTGCTTGAGGTCGTACACCCGGACGTGGTACTGGCCGCCGAAGTAGTCGCCGTGGTGCAACTGGCTCGTCTGTGCGGTCCACACCTGCTGGGTGTCGGTCTCGTAGTAGACGTACCGCTTCGCGCCGTAGGCGTCGGACCAGGTGACGCCCGTGCCGTTGTCGACCTGTCGCTCGGAGCGGTTCTCCTCGGTGAAGGCCGGTTCGCTGTCGTTGAACGCCGTCTCTCCCGTCCTGAGCCGCCGGGTCACCTCGTCGGCGTCGGCCTGCACGACGAGGTTGATCGAACTCGCGCGCCGCTCGAAGCTCCGCTTCGGGCCCACGTAGGGCCAGATGGCGGTGTCGCTCTCGCCGAGGGTCACGAGGTGGCGGTCCGGTTCCTCGCGGTCGGGCGTGCTCACCGACGGGGCGGTGAGCGTGGTCCCGACGAGCAGGACCGCGATGGCGACGGCGAACAGCACGAGTCGGTTCCTTGTCCACATCGTTCCGGTTCGATTCCGTATGTCGTCCCCGTGGGGTGATAACTGTACGCATCGAGAGCGTCCCGGCGACGTCCGGTCCAGCGCCGGGGTCAGTGAAATTTATACGTCTCGACGGTGAGAGCGTTCACGATGGACGAGGGTCAGCACACTGACGAGGCGGTCGTGACGGTCGAGATACCCGCGGGACTCGCCGACCGTATCGACCGACTGTACGCCGACTGCCACGGCTACCACCCCTCGTCGCTCCAGGAGAGCCTGACGACCCTCTGTGACCTCGCCTCCGGCCGACTGGACCCCAACGCGGCCGAACGCCCCGGCGAGGTCGTCGATTCGGCCGCTGGCACGACGCCTGCAGAGACTCCCGACGGGACGGCCGAGCAGGCGGTGACGGAGACGGCCGACGCCACCGGCGCTGCCCCCGACCCGGGCAACCCTGCCGGCGACGCGCCGACCGCGGAGGCGGGCCCCACAGAGCCGTCGACTGGCGCACACCCAGAACCGGTTCACGCGGCGGGCACAGAGGCAGAGGCCGGTTCCGCAACCGCCGAACTCGCCTCGGACTTCGAGGGCCCTCACGGGGCGGGCGACCTCGACGACCACATCGACGACGCGTTCCCGGCCCGCTGGAGCGTCTCCCCCGCGGTCCGCCGGCAGGTCCGGGCCGTCGTCGACCACTTCATCCGCGACCCGGCCGAGAGCGACGGGCCGGCCGAGCGCGAACAGGCCGCCCTCGCGGCCGTCGCGGCACGCGAGGACCGGTCCGCCGACGCGCTCCACGACGACCTCGTCGCCGCACTGTACGGCAACGCCGGCCTCCCGGACGACCTCGCGGCCGAGTTCTTCAGCGAGGCGCTGGCGAGCGTGGTCGAGCCCGAGCCAGCCGTCGGCGGGCAGACCGCCGGGGGCGACGCCGGCGAGGACGCCTTCGGCGCGGGGGCACTGCAGACGGGCGACGCCTTCGACGTGGACACCCTGCTCGGGGACGTCTCCCAGCCGATGGCCGACTGCGAACGCTGCGGCGAGACGCACCCGGTGAACGACCTGGAGACGGTGCTCGGCTCGAAGACCGCGACCATCGAGTTGCTCTGTGCGGACTGTGCAGGGCCGTCGGAATAGTCAACGCTTTTCGCCCCCCGGTCACATCCCGCGGATATGGTCGCCATCCTCGACCTCGTGATGCGGACGTTGCACAGCGTGACCGCCGCCCTGTGGGCCGGGAGCGTGCTCTTTCTCACCCTCGGGCTCCTCCCCTCGGCGCTAGACGGCGCACTGAACGCGAACCCGATGGAGTCGATCGTCGGCCGGTTCCGCTGGGTCACCCGCGCCTCCTCGGTGGTCCTCTTCGTCACCGGTGGCCACCTCGCCGGCACCCTCTACACCATCGGCGACAGTGGCGGCGTCTCCCTGTTCGGGAGCGCCCGGGGCCACCTCGTGCTGGCGATGCTCGCGCTCTGGCTGGTCCTCACCGGCCTCTGCGAGGTCGGCGCGAGCAAGCTCGCCGACGGCTTCTCCGAGAAGAAGGTGCGGGCGCCGGCCGCGGACGCGAAACCGTTCCTCTACGGCGCCAGCCTCGCCGCGGTCGCGCTGCTGGTCGTCGCGGTCCTCATCGTCTACGGCGGCGGCACGGTCTACTGACCCCGGTCCTGCTGTCCTGACCTGTCGGACGCCAGTGCTTTTTCCGTCGGGGCGTCGAAACCCGGTCCATGAGCCACTGGACCGAGGAACTGTTCGTCGAGCACCCGGAGGTGTTCGCGGTGACGATGCGACAGCGCGTCGACGACGCCCCGGAGCAGGTCGAGCAGGTGCTCGGCCTCGCCCGCGACCACGGCGTCGAGCCCGCGACCGCCCTCGACGTGGCCTGCGGCATCGGCCGGCACGCGGTCGAACTCGCCGGGTCGGGGGTGACGGTCCGGGGCGTCGACATCTCGCCGGCGTACGTCGAGACCGCCCGGGACCGGGCCGCCGAGGCGGGCGTGGCCGACCGCGCGACCTTCGAGGTGGGCGACATGCGCGACCTCGATGCGGTCGACGGCGAGTACGACCTCGTCACCAACATGTGGACCGCCTTCGGCTACTTCGACGAGGCGACGAACGAGGCGGTCGCGGCCGGCCTGCACGGGACGGTCGCCGACGACGGCGTGCTGGTGATGGAGCTGGCGAACAAGGAGGCGACGATGGCGAACTTCCGGTCCTCGTTCGCGGCCCGGGACGATGGCGTCCTCAGCGTCGAGGAGGGCGAGTACACCCCGGCGACGGGCCGGATGGAGACGACGCTGACGCTGTTCGAGGAGCGCGACGACGGCTACGACCACGTCGGCGAGGTGTCGTGGGACCTGCGGCTGTACGCCCCGGCGGAGCTGCGCCGGCTGCTCGAACGCGCCGGGTTCTCGGCCGTCCACCTGTACGGGGGGCTCGACGGGAGCGAGCTGGAACGCGAGAGCCACCGGCTGGTGGTCGTCGCAGAACCCTGAGAAACGGCGGGTCGATTCAGCAGGTCGGTTCAGGCCGAGGCGTCGTAGCCGGCGTCCTCGACGGCCGCGACGAGGTCGTCGACGTCGGCGCTCCCCGTCACGGTCACCGAGTTCGCCTCGTTGTCGGCCGTCGCGTCCTCGACGCCCGCGACGTCCAGCAGGGCGTCCTCGACCGTCTGTTCGCAGTGCCCACAGCTCATGCCTTCGACCGTCAGTGTCTGGCTCATGGTCGAGGATAGGGGGAGGAGGATTATTCGCCTTTCCGTTCGTGGTCGGGGACTCCACCTGCTGGTTCGCTTTCGACTCCAAAGTAGGATTGGGGTCACACTCTTGACTCTGGGTGTCGTCGACCCCGGTATGCGCGACCTCGACGATACGGACATGGAGATACTGCGCGCCCTCGCCGACGACGCCCGCCGGTCGTTCGCCGACATCGGCGAGCAGGTCGGCCTCTCCGGCCCTGCCGTCTCCGACCGGGTGAAGCGACTGCAGGAGGTCGGCGTCGTCCGCGGGTTCACGGTCGACGTGGACCGGTCGCAACTCCGCGAGGGGACGCCCGTCCTGGTGCGCCTCGAACTCGACGCCGGGATGGCCGACGCGGTGAAGGCAGACCTGCGCGAGGCCGAGGCGGTCGAACACCTGTTCACGGCGGCCGACGGCGACCTGACGTTCCACGCCCGGGTGCCGGACACGGCGGTCCACCGGTGGCTCGCCTCGGTGACCGACACGGCCCTCGTCCGGGACGTCTCGGTCGAACTGCTGTCGAACGTGGACTGGTCGCCGAGCGTCGGCGGCACCGAGTTCGCGCTCGAGTGCGCCGAGTGCGGCAACACCGTCACCAGCGAGGGTGTCTCCGCCAGGGTCGGCGACTCCGTCTACAACTTCTGCTGTACGTCCTGCGAGGGCCGGTTCCGGAACCGGTACGAGCGTCTGGAGGAAGGGGCGTGACTGCTCACGGAACGTGTGCGGAACCCGGACTGTAGCTTCGAATCGAAATTCGAACCGGTCTTCCAGAACCGGCATCGAAAGCACAACCCGATTGAAAGAGTAGCCCCTACGTTCTACCGAGATGCCAGAGCGGACGATACAACTCGAGATATCGGGCATGTCCTGTGCCAACTGCTCGAACACGGTGCAGGACGCCCTCACGTCGCTCGACGGGGTGCGCGAGGCGTCGGTCAACTTCGCGACCGACGCCGGGAGTGTCACCTACGAGTCGAGCGAGGTGTCGCTGGCCGCGGTCCTCGACGCTATCCGGGACGCGGGCTACGAGCCCGTCACGGAGTCGACGACCGTCGGTATCACCGACATGTCGTGTGCGAACTGTGCGGAGACCATCGACGACGCCCTCGAACGGACCCCCGGAATCGTCCGGGCGGACGTGAACTTCGCGACCGACGAGGCCAGCATCGAGTACGTCCCCGATGTGGTCTCCCGTGCCGACCTCTACCAGGCCATCGAGGATTCGGGCTACACGCCGGTCCGCGACGAGTCCGGCGAGGGCGAGGACGAGGCGCGCGAGTCGGCCCGCGACGCCGAGATTCGCAAGCAGAAGCGGCTGACGCTCATCGGGGCCGCCTTCTCGCTCCCGCTGCTGTTCATGCTCGTCGAGCACCTGTTCTTCCCCGGCGTGCTGCCCGCGGCGGTGCCGGGCACCGGCCTGTCCATCGGCTGGGTCGCCTTCGCGCTCGCGACGCCGGTCCAGTACCTGCTCGGCAAGCCGTTCTACGCCAACTCCTACAAGTCGCTGGTGAAGAACCGGACCGCGAACATGGACGTGCTCATCGCGCTCGGGTCGTCGACGGCGTACTTCTACAGCCTCGGCGTGCTCGTCTTCGCGATAGAGGGTGCCGGCCTCTACTTCGACACGGCCGCGCTCATCCTCGTGTTCATCACGCTCGGGAACTACCTCGAGGCGCGCTCGAAGGGGCAGGCCAGCGAGGCGCTTCGCTCCCTGCTGGAGATGGAGGCCGACACCGCGACCGTCGTCGAGGATGACGGGACCGAACGCGAGGTCCCCCTCGAGGACGTGCAGGTCGGCGACCGGATGAAGGTCCGGCCCGGCGAGAAGATTCCCACCGACGGCGTCGTCGTGGAGGGCGACTCGGCCGTGGACGAGTCCATGGTCACCGGTGAGTCCGTCCCCGTGTCGAAGGAGCCCGGCGACGAGGTCGTCGGCTCGACCATCAACGAGAACGGCGTGCTCGTCGTCGAGGCGACGAAGGTGGGCGAGGACACGGCCATCCAGCAGATCGTCCAGACGGTCAAGGAGGCCCAGTCCCGCCAGCCCGAGATCCAGAACCTCGCGGACCGCATCTCGGCGTACTTCGTCCCCGCGGTCATCGTCAACGCGCTGTTCTGGGGGGCGGTGTGGTACCTCGCCCCCGAGGCCCTCGCCGGGGTCGTGAACGCCCTGCCCCTCTGGGGGGTCATCCTGGGCGGGCCGGCCGCCATCGGCGCCCAGGAGTTCGCCATCATCGTGTTCGCCTCGGCGGTCCTCATCGCCTGCCCCTGTGCCCTCGGGCTCGCGACCCCCGCGGCCACCATGGTCGGGACGACCATCGGCGCCCAGAACGGCGTCCTGTTCAAGGGCGGTGACGTGCTGGAGCGCGTTCGGGACGTCGAGACCGTCGTCTTCGACAAGACCGGCACCCTCACCACCGGCGAGATGCGCCTGACCGACGTGGTCGTCGTGGACCCGCCCCGGGCCGACGGCGCGGGCGCGGCCACCACCGACCCCGAGACGCTGGACGAGGAGTTCGTCCTCCGGATGGCCGCCGCCGCCGAGCAGAACAGCGAGCACCCGCTCGCCCAGGCCATCGTCGCGGGCGCCGAAGAGCGCGGCATCGACCTCCCCGACTCGACGGACTTCGAGAACGTCCCCGGGAAGGGCATCGTCGCCACCGTCGAGGGCCGTGCGGTCCGGGTCGGCAAGCGCGAACTGCTCCAGGAGGCCGGCATCGACACCGACCCCGCCGAGGACGCGATGGACCGCCTCGAGAGCGAGGGGAAGACCGCGATGCTGGTCGCCGTGGACGACGAACTGGCCGGCGTCGTCGCCGACGCCGACACCATCAAGGACTCCGCGACGGACGCCGTCGCCGCCCTCCACGACCGCGGCGTCGCGGTCCACATGATCACCGGCGACAACGAGCGCACCGCCCGCGCCGTCGCCGAGCAGGTCGGCATCGACCCGGCGAACGTCCGGGCCGGCGTCCTCCCCGAGGACAAGGCCGACGCGGTCGACGCCATCCAGCAGGACGGCACGAAGGCCATGATGGTCGGCGACGGCGTGAACGACGCGCCCGCCCTCGCCACCGCCTACGTCGGCACCGCCATCGGCTCCGGGACCGACGTGGCCATCGAGGCCGCCGACGTGACCCTGATGCGCGACGACCCGCTCGACGTGGTGAAGGCCATCCGCATCTCCGACGGCACGCTCCAGAAGATCAAGCAGAACCTCTTCTGGGCGCTCGGCTACAACACCGCGATGATCCCGCTGGCCTCGCTCGGCCTGCTCCAGCCCGTGCTGGCGGCCGGCGCGATGGCGCTCTCGTCGGTCTCGGTGCTCACGAACAGCCTGCTGTTCCGGCGCTACACGCCCGACCACGACTACGAGCTGTTCGGCTGGCTGCGCTGAGGCGCGGGCCGGGACTCGACGCTGTCCGCTCTTCCATTTTCCACTGGGACCTCCCGACAGGTGCCTGCTCCTCGTGACCGACCACCTCGGTCGGTGCATACGGATTTAGCCCGCGCCGTTCATGTAAGGCTATGAACAACCGAGCGCCCGGCGCCGAGCGCGTGTCCCCGCAGCAGCGATTCACGGCGGACTACATGCGGGTGGCGGGCACCCGGAGCAACGTCCACGGCCTGGTGGAGGTCGACGTCACCGCGGCCAGAGAGCGCCTGCGGACCATCGAGACGGAGACCGGCACGGCCCTCTCGTTCACGGCCTTCGTCGTCGGCTGTCTGGCGACGGCCGTGGCGGAACAGCCACGGGTCCATCGCTACCGGGACTGGCGCGGGCGGGTCCACGAGTTCGAGGAGGTGGACGTGAACGTCCTGGTCGAGCGGGAGGTCGACGGCGACCGCGCCGGCGTCCCCCACGTCATCCGGGGGGCTGACCGGCGGTCTGTCCGGTCGATCCACGACGAGATCCGCGCCGTCCAGGCGGACGCCTCGACGCGTTCCGAGGGCAGGCTCGCCCGGCTCGCCCGGCGCCTGCCCGGCTTCGTTCGCAGGCAGATATGGCGGCTTCCGCGGGTGTCACCGGAACGATGGAAGCGCCTCGCCGGCACCGTCGCCGTCACGTCGGTCGGGATGTTCGGCACCGGGAACGGGTGGGCCATCAGCCCGACGAACTACACGCTCCAGCTCACCGTCGGCGGTATCGGGACCAGACCGCGCCTCGTCGACGGCGAACTCGAGTCACGGGAGTACCTGAGCCTCACCGTCACCTTCGACCACGACGTGGTCGACGGGGCGCCGGCCGCGCGGTTCGTCCAGCGCCTCGGGGAGCATCTCGAAGCCGGGACCGGGCTGGACACCGCGGCGGCCGAGTGAAAGCGTCACATGAGCATCGCGGGCCCACCGAAGGCCATGAGGAGGGCGATGACCGCGACGACGACGCCCATGAGCCGCATCACGAGGAGGCGACCTTCACCCGGTTCGATCTGGGTCGTCCCGGCGGGGCCGCGCATCTGCCATCGACTCATCTGGCGGGGGAACGCGGCCGTCGCGAGCGACAGGACCGCGATGAGGAGGGCCACGAACTGGAATATCGCGGGGGGCATGGTCGAGT contains:
- a CDS encoding CopD family protein, whose protein sequence is MVAILDLVMRTLHSVTAALWAGSVLFLTLGLLPSALDGALNANPMESIVGRFRWVTRASSVVLFVTGGHLAGTLYTIGDSGGVSLFGSARGHLVLAMLALWLVLTGLCEVGASKLADGFSEKKVRAPAADAKPFLYGASLAAVALLVVAVLIVYGGGTVY
- a CDS encoding class I SAM-dependent methyltransferase produces the protein MSHWTEELFVEHPEVFAVTMRQRVDDAPEQVEQVLGLARDHGVEPATALDVACGIGRHAVELAGSGVTVRGVDISPAYVETARDRAAEAGVADRATFEVGDMRDLDAVDGEYDLVTNMWTAFGYFDEATNEAVAAGLHGTVADDGVLVMELANKEATMANFRSSFAARDDGVLSVEEGEYTPATGRMETTLTLFEERDDGYDHVGEVSWDLRLYAPAELRRLLERAGFSAVHLYGGLDGSELERESHRLVVVAEP
- a CDS encoding heavy-metal-associated domain-containing protein; its protein translation is MSQTLTVEGMSCGHCEQTVEDALLDVAGVEDATADNEANSVTVTGSADVDDLVAAVEDAGYDASA
- a CDS encoding AsnC family transcriptional regulator, translating into MRDLDDTDMEILRALADDARRSFADIGEQVGLSGPAVSDRVKRLQEVGVVRGFTVDVDRSQLREGTPVLVRLELDAGMADAVKADLREAEAVEHLFTAADGDLTFHARVPDTAVHRWLASVTDTALVRDVSVELLSNVDWSPSVGGTEFALECAECGNTVTSEGVSARVGDSVYNFCCTSCEGRFRNRYERLEEGA
- a CDS encoding heavy metal translocating P-type ATPase; translated protein: MPERTIQLEISGMSCANCSNTVQDALTSLDGVREASVNFATDAGSVTYESSEVSLAAVLDAIRDAGYEPVTESTTVGITDMSCANCAETIDDALERTPGIVRADVNFATDEASIEYVPDVVSRADLYQAIEDSGYTPVRDESGEGEDEARESARDAEIRKQKRLTLIGAAFSLPLLFMLVEHLFFPGVLPAAVPGTGLSIGWVAFALATPVQYLLGKPFYANSYKSLVKNRTANMDVLIALGSSTAYFYSLGVLVFAIEGAGLYFDTAALILVFITLGNYLEARSKGQASEALRSLLEMEADTATVVEDDGTEREVPLEDVQVGDRMKVRPGEKIPTDGVVVEGDSAVDESMVTGESVPVSKEPGDEVVGSTINENGVLVVEATKVGEDTAIQQIVQTVKEAQSRQPEIQNLADRISAYFVPAVIVNALFWGAVWYLAPEALAGVVNALPLWGVILGGPAAIGAQEFAIIVFASAVLIACPCALGLATPAATMVGTTIGAQNGVLFKGGDVLERVRDVETVVFDKTGTLTTGEMRLTDVVVVDPPRADGAGAATTDPETLDEEFVLRMAAAAEQNSEHPLAQAIVAGAEERGIDLPDSTDFENVPGKGIVATVEGRAVRVGKRELLQEAGIDTDPAEDAMDRLESEGKTAMLVAVDDELAGVVADADTIKDSATDAVAALHDRGVAVHMITGDNERTARAVAEQVGIDPANVRAGVLPEDKADAVDAIQQDGTKAMMVGDGVNDAPALATAYVGTAIGSGTDVAIEAADVTLMRDDPLDVVKAIRISDGTLQKIKQNLFWALGYNTAMIPLASLGLLQPVLAAGAMALSSVSVLTNSLLFRRYTPDHDYELFGWLR
- a CDS encoding 2-oxo acid dehydrogenase subunit E2, with product MNNRAPGAERVSPQQRFTADYMRVAGTRSNVHGLVEVDVTAARERLRTIETETGTALSFTAFVVGCLATAVAEQPRVHRYRDWRGRVHEFEEVDVNVLVEREVDGDRAGVPHVIRGADRRSVRSIHDEIRAVQADASTRSEGRLARLARRLPGFVRRQIWRLPRVSPERWKRLAGTVAVTSVGMFGTGNGWAISPTNYTLQLTVGGIGTRPRLVDGELESREYLSLTVTFDHDVVDGAPAARFVQRLGEHLEAGTGLDTAAAE